The Anguilla anguilla isolate fAngAng1 chromosome 4, fAngAng1.pri, whole genome shotgun sequence genome has a window encoding:
- the babam1 gene encoding BRISC and BRCA1-A complex member 1 has translation METPEPGPADGEERLVELRPRTRSNPEGAEDRRSSGGSIGGGIGNNGTPQPAVGSRSEGEGEAASTDSPPSAAAATTTTATVTVTSAAAATTPAAVSTTTPPAKDRPKPALSSPAPPLPPTADFQLRAPRVNCPEKVIICLDLSEDMSLQKLESFNGSKTNALNVSQKMIEMFVRTKHRIDKRHEFALVVVNDDALWLSGFTSDPRELCSCLYDLDTNVCESFNLEDLLNVILQKIELPFMENVQTIPPPFVVRTLLVYNRHAGQLQFSPSEAVSKMLQSPYFFFDVVYLHNGAEEQGDESSWKDVYTSFCDLDSKGMCYRFEVSLCGPAVELHNCMAKLLAHPLQRPFQSHASYSLLEGEEPQEVEATV, from the exons ATGGAGACGCCGGAACCAGGCCCAGCAGATGGAGAGGAGCGGCTGGTGGAGCTGAGGCCTCGGACTCGTTCCAAcccagagggggcggaggaccgTCGCAGCAGCGGCGGCAGTATCGGCGGCGGCATCGGCAACAACGGCACTCCCCAGCCGGCTGTGGGCAGCCGCAGCGAAGGCGAGGGGGAGGCCGCCAGCACCGACAGCCCTCCCAGCGCTgccgccgccaccaccaccaccgccaccgtCACTGTGACCTCTGCTGCTGCCGCCACAACCCCTGCAGCAGTCAGCACCACAACCCCCCCTGCCAAAGACAGGCCCAAACCAGCGCTGTCttctccagcaccccccctgccccccaccgcAGACTTCCAGCTGAGAGCGCCCAGAGTCAACTGCCCAGAGAAAGTG ATAATTTGTCTGGACCTGTCAGAAGACATGTCTCTGCAGAAGCTGGAGTCCTTTAATGG ATCCAAAACGAATGCGCTAAACGTCTCTCAGAAGATGATCGAGATGTTTGTGAGGACAAAGCACAGGATCGACAAGCGTCACGAGTTTGCCCTGGTGGTGGTGAACGATGACGCCCTGTGG TTGTCTGGTTTCACCTCTGACCCCCGGGAGCTGTGCAGCTGTCTGTATGACCTGGATACCAATGTCTGCGAGTCTTTCA ATCTTGAAGACCTTCTAAATGTTAT CCTGCAGAAGATAGAGTTGCCCTTCATGGAGAACGTGCAGACCATTCCCCCTCCATTTGTGGTGCGGACCCTCCTGGTCTACAACCGGCACGCGGGCCAGCTGCAGTTCAGCCCCTCAGAGGCCGTCAGC AAGATGCTGCAGTCCCCTTATTTCTTCTTTGATGTGGTTTATTTACACAATGGTGCTGAGGAGCAAGGGGACGAGAGTAGCTGGAAG gatgTTTACACCTCTTTCTGTGACTTGGACTCGAAAGGCATGTGCTACCGGTTTGAGGTGTCACTGTGTGGCCCTGCCGTCGAGCTGCACAACTGCATGGCCAAGCTCCTGGCACACCCCCTACAGAGGCCCTTCCAAAGCCACGCCTCCTACAGCCTGctggaaggggaggagcctcAGGAGGTTGAGGCCACTGTTTGA
- the plvapb gene encoding plasmalemma vesicle associated protein b, with translation MYNSSYSRAKFGLEAKDIQKSKGKSCGYYMRMVFFFSSLIQSLIIVSLVIFLVYGKSEQSAEQQRVLDLEESFNRLTEDIRLLKQQKADLTQQLSKKVAEKGSAEKELAKTKDAANSTAKQLSDLQKKMTQCESDKRRAEMTRSTPVQCSGAQTTTPNSEVKSLLSKIQHSEAKMKLVETNFTQTVQDLSIELDSAVKAREALSLEAIELRRDKANLKEQLEKYSLKCKEDFVKSLEGIPTVTNAFLKRIENLFPQTHTFHLTCDKHQELLDRIRYSCSSLSREIEDKFQHYLNNVGNRVAEIQGQSSLLLVQNSRLIEGVQQCRQNRSMEASEYKRLRQEMLDTHDKQMEQVLREQGRLRSQKSLQEQLITVKDGEISTLSSKVQSLSASCGKASGPKPAGLHSGFPVQQQQNTPSGQVTAPRIDTPTVSRAANVNKAVKEP, from the exons ATGTACAACAGTAGCTACTCACGAGCCAAGTTTGGGCTGGAAGCCAAGGACATCCAAAAGTCCAAGGGAAAGAGCTGTGGCTACTACATGAGGAtggtcttcttcttctcctcacTTATTCAGTCCCTCATAATTGTCAGCCTGGTGATCTTCCTGGTGTACGGCAAGTCCGAGCAGTCGGCAGAGCAGCAGCGGGTGCTGGACCTGGAGGAGAGCTTCAACAGGCTCACCGAAGACATCCGGTTGCTCAAGCAACAGAAGGCTGATCTTACGCAGCAGCTCAGCAAGAAAGTGGCTGAGAAGGGGAGTGCAGAAAAAGAGCTGGCAAAGACCAAGGATGCGGCCAACAGCACAGCGAAACAGTTGTCTgaccttcagaaaaaaatg ACTCAGTGTGAATCTGATAAAAGAAGAGCAGAAATGACCCGTTCTACCCCTGTCCAGTGTTCTGGAGCTCAGACCACAACTCCAAACA GTGAAGTGAAAAGCTTGCTGTCAAAGATCCAACATTCGGAAGCAAAGATGAAACTGGTGGAGACCAACTTCACGCAGACGGTCCAAGACCTCAGTATTGAACTGGACAGTGCTGTCAAAGCCAGAGAGGCACTGAGCTTGGAAGCAATTGAGCTGAGGCGGGACAAGGCCAACCTCAAAGAACAGCTAGAGAAATATTCACTGAAGTGCAAAGAAGACTTTGTGAAGTCACTGGAGGGCATCCCGACTGTCACCAATGCATTCCTGAAAAGGATAGAAAACCTGttccctcaaacacacaccttCCACCTGACCTGCGACAAGCATCAAGAGCTGCTGGACAGAATCCGATACAGTTGCTCCAGCCTGTCCCGAGAGATCGAGGACAAGTTTCAGCACTACCTGAACAACGTGGGCAACAGGGTCGCTGAGATCCAGGGCCAGAGCAGcctgctgctggtgcagaaCAGTCGCCTGATAGAGGGCGTCCAGCAGTGCCGGCAGAACCGCAGCATGGAGGCCTCCGAGTACAAGCGGCTCCGCCAGGAGATGCTGGACACCCACGACAAGCAGATGGAGCAGGTGCTGAGGGAGCAGGGCAGGCTGCGCAGTCAGAAGAGCTTGCAGGAACAGTTGATTACAGTGAAGGACGGAGAGATCAGCACGCTGTCCAGCAAGGTCCAGAGCCTCAGTGCCAGCTGTGGCAAA gcaTCTGGACCAAAACCTGCCGGACTGCATAGTGGCTTCCCAGTCCAACAGCAGCAGAATACACCAAGTGGACAAGTCACGGCTCCCCGGATAGATACACCAACAGTGAGCAGAGCAG CCAATGTGAACAAAGCAGTCAAGGAGCCGTGA
- the gtpbp3 gene encoding tRNA modification GTPase GTPBP3, mitochondrial isoform X1, giving the protein MFQFISGSLRRRSSFIIKGLRGNPSKNLCSSSICDADTIFALSSGHGRCGVAVVRVSGPASGLALSRLAGRAHSRTVPRTAHLCNLVDPRSQELLDRGLVLWFPGPRSFTGEDSVEFHIHGGPAVISGVLQALGGLPGVRPAEAGEFTRRAFHAGKLGLTEVEGLGDLIHAETEAQRRQALRQMAGDLGQLYHEWSQRLIRVKGLPLRSIQHRSISYQCLNYCLAHIEAYIDFSEDELIEDGVLNQVDISVSELQKEVERHLQDGRRGERLRSGVQVVIAGKTNAGKSSLLNILCQRPVAIVSPVAGTTRDVVETHLDISGFPVLLSDTAGLRDSLDSVEREGVRRARERVEQADLTLAVLDATHLPTTHRGVPDFLSSHLRTLLPGGEDPEAAARRCLLVLNKSDLLTEEQAAEMQSALARARGLPPACLMSCQTGHGLDGFMEALLRQVKALCGDPLSGSPSLTQARHRAHLQQCVQSLGQYHHYRDLDLALAAEGVRLALTSLGRITGKVGAEEILDVIFRDFCIGK; this is encoded by the exons ATGTTCCAATTTATTTCTGGATCGCTGCGGAGAAGGTCGTCCTTCATTATAAAGGGATTAAG GGGTAATCCATCGAAGAATCTGTGCAGCAGTAGCATTTGTGACGCTGATACCATCTTTGCGCTGTCCTCTGGCCATGGGAGATGTGGTGTGGCTGTGGTGCGTGTTAGCGGCCCCGCCTCTGGTCTAGCTCTAAGCAGACTGGCAGGCCGGGCACACAGCCGTACTGTTCCACGTACTGCGCACCTTTGCAACTTAGTTGACCCTCGTTCCCAGGAGCTGCTTGACAGGGGACTGGTCCTCTGGTTCCCAG gtcCTCGCAGTTTCACAGGAGAAGACAGTGTGGAGTTTCACATCCATGGTGGTCCTGCTGTAATTAGCGGGGTCTTACAAGCCTTAG GGGGCTTGCCCGGGGTTCGACCTGCAGAAGCCGGGGAGTTCACAAGACGAGCCTTCCATGCCGGGAAGCTGGGCCTCACGGAGGTGGAGGGACTTGGTGACCTGATTCACGCGGAGACGGAGGCCCAGAGGAGGCAGGCTCTCCGACAGATGGCTGGAGACCTGGGTCAGCTCTACCATGAGTGGAGCCAGAGGCTGATCAGGGTAAAAGGGCTCCCACTGAGGTCCATACAGCATCGCAGCATATCCTACCAGTGCCTCAATTAC TGCTTGGCTCACATCGAGGCTTACATAGACTTCAGTGAGGACGAGCTTATCGAGGATGGGGTCTTAAACCAAG TGGACATCTCTGTGTCCGAGCTCCAGAAGGAGGTGGAAAGACATCTGCAGGATgggcggaggggggagaggCTTCGCAGTGGCGTCCAGGTGGTCATTGCTGGAAAGACCAATGCAGGGAAGAGCAGCCTTCTGAACATCCTTT GTCAGCGTCCTGTAGCCATCGTGTCTCCGGTTGCTGGGACCACCAGAGATGTGGTGGAGACGCATCTGGACATCAGCGGCTTTCCCGTCCTGCTGAGTGACACCGCTGGCCTCAGAGACTCCCTGGACagcgtggagagagagggagtgcgcagagccagagagag GGTGGAGCAGGCAGACCTGACACTGGCTGTTCTGGACGCCACGCACCTTCCAACAACGCACCGGGGAGTACCCGACTTCCTCTCGAGCCACCTCAGGACTCTGCTGCCCGGCGGAGAAGACCCGGAGGCTGCCGCGAGGCGGTGTCTGCTGGTGCTCAACAAAAGCGACCTGCTTACCGAGGAGCAGGCGGCCGAAATGCAGAGCGCCCTGGCTCGGGCGAGAGGTCTGCCCCCTGCCTGCCTCATGTCCTGCCAGACAGGTCACGGGCTGGACGGCTTCATGGAGGCCTTGCTAAGACAAGTCAAAGCCCT GTGTGGAGACCCCCTTAGTGGTTCCCCCAGTCTGACCCAGGCCCGTCACCGTGCCCATCTCCAGCAGTGTGTGCAGTCCCTGGGGCAGTACCACCACTATCGGGATCTGGACCTGGCATTGGCTGCAGAAGGGGTCCGATTGGCCCTCACCAGTCTGGGCAGGATCACAGGCAAGGTGGGGGCGGAGGAAATCCTGGATGTCATCTTCAGGGACTTCTGCATAGGAAAATAG
- the gtpbp3 gene encoding tRNA modification GTPase GTPBP3, mitochondrial isoform X2, translating into MFQFISGSLRRRSSFIIKGLRGNPSKNLCSSSICDADTIFALSSGHGRCGVAVVRVSGPASGLALSRLAGRAHSRTVPRTAHLCNLVDPRSQELLDRGLVLWFPGPRSFTGEDSVEFHIHGGPAVISGVLQALGGLPGVRPAEAGEFTRRAFHAGKLGLTEVEGLGDLIHAETEAQRRQALRQMAGDLGQLYHEWSQRLIRCLAHIEAYIDFSEDELIEDGVLNQVDISVSELQKEVERHLQDGRRGERLRSGVQVVIAGKTNAGKSSLLNILCQRPVAIVSPVAGTTRDVVETHLDISGFPVLLSDTAGLRDSLDSVEREGVRRARERVEQADLTLAVLDATHLPTTHRGVPDFLSSHLRTLLPGGEDPEAAARRCLLVLNKSDLLTEEQAAEMQSALARARGLPPACLMSCQTGHGLDGFMEALLRQVKALCGDPLSGSPSLTQARHRAHLQQCVQSLGQYHHYRDLDLALAAEGVRLALTSLGRITGKVGAEEILDVIFRDFCIGK; encoded by the exons ATGTTCCAATTTATTTCTGGATCGCTGCGGAGAAGGTCGTCCTTCATTATAAAGGGATTAAG GGGTAATCCATCGAAGAATCTGTGCAGCAGTAGCATTTGTGACGCTGATACCATCTTTGCGCTGTCCTCTGGCCATGGGAGATGTGGTGTGGCTGTGGTGCGTGTTAGCGGCCCCGCCTCTGGTCTAGCTCTAAGCAGACTGGCAGGCCGGGCACACAGCCGTACTGTTCCACGTACTGCGCACCTTTGCAACTTAGTTGACCCTCGTTCCCAGGAGCTGCTTGACAGGGGACTGGTCCTCTGGTTCCCAG gtcCTCGCAGTTTCACAGGAGAAGACAGTGTGGAGTTTCACATCCATGGTGGTCCTGCTGTAATTAGCGGGGTCTTACAAGCCTTAG GGGGCTTGCCCGGGGTTCGACCTGCAGAAGCCGGGGAGTTCACAAGACGAGCCTTCCATGCCGGGAAGCTGGGCCTCACGGAGGTGGAGGGACTTGGTGACCTGATTCACGCGGAGACGGAGGCCCAGAGGAGGCAGGCTCTCCGACAGATGGCTGGAGACCTGGGTCAGCTCTACCATGAGTGGAGCCAGAGGCTGATCAGG TGCTTGGCTCACATCGAGGCTTACATAGACTTCAGTGAGGACGAGCTTATCGAGGATGGGGTCTTAAACCAAG TGGACATCTCTGTGTCCGAGCTCCAGAAGGAGGTGGAAAGACATCTGCAGGATgggcggaggggggagaggCTTCGCAGTGGCGTCCAGGTGGTCATTGCTGGAAAGACCAATGCAGGGAAGAGCAGCCTTCTGAACATCCTTT GTCAGCGTCCTGTAGCCATCGTGTCTCCGGTTGCTGGGACCACCAGAGATGTGGTGGAGACGCATCTGGACATCAGCGGCTTTCCCGTCCTGCTGAGTGACACCGCTGGCCTCAGAGACTCCCTGGACagcgtggagagagagggagtgcgcagagccagagagag GGTGGAGCAGGCAGACCTGACACTGGCTGTTCTGGACGCCACGCACCTTCCAACAACGCACCGGGGAGTACCCGACTTCCTCTCGAGCCACCTCAGGACTCTGCTGCCCGGCGGAGAAGACCCGGAGGCTGCCGCGAGGCGGTGTCTGCTGGTGCTCAACAAAAGCGACCTGCTTACCGAGGAGCAGGCGGCCGAAATGCAGAGCGCCCTGGCTCGGGCGAGAGGTCTGCCCCCTGCCTGCCTCATGTCCTGCCAGACAGGTCACGGGCTGGACGGCTTCATGGAGGCCTTGCTAAGACAAGTCAAAGCCCT GTGTGGAGACCCCCTTAGTGGTTCCCCCAGTCTGACCCAGGCCCGTCACCGTGCCCATCTCCAGCAGTGTGTGCAGTCCCTGGGGCAGTACCACCACTATCGGGATCTGGACCTGGCATTGGCTGCAGAAGGGGTCCGATTGGCCCTCACCAGTCTGGGCAGGATCACAGGCAAGGTGGGGGCGGAGGAAATCCTGGATGTCATCTTCAGGGACTTCTGCATAGGAAAATAG